The following are encoded in a window of Zymoseptoria tritici IPO323 chromosome 4, whole genome shotgun sequence genomic DNA:
- the CDC2 gene encoding cell division control protein 2 serine/threonine protein kinase (cell division control protein 2; serine/threonine protein kinase, CMGC family, CDC2/CDK subfamily): MENYQKMEKVGEGTYGVVYKARDLSTPENRIVALKKIRLEAEDEGVPSTAIREISLLKEMQHPNVLRLLNIVHADGHKLYLVMEFLDLDLKKYMESLPVSQGGRGKPLPEGVLEATGHLGLGAQMVRKFTLQLLQGIRYCHSHRVLHRDLKPQNLLIDRDGNLKIGDFGLARAFGVPLRTYTHEVVTLWYRAPEILLGGRQYSTGVDMWSIGCIFAEMATRKPLFPGDSEIDEIFKIFRILGTPNEQDWPGVTSFPDFKSSFPKWERKQDEEMVNAEGVKILGDEGLILLESLLVFDPAGRMSAKQAVHHPYFDNNNGQFVLGPHGYQ; encoded by the exons ATGGAGAACTA CCAGAAGATGGAAAAGGTCGGCGAGGGCACCTACGGAGTCGTCTACAAAGCGCGCGACCTCAGCACACCGGAGAATCGCATCGTCGCGCTGAAGAAGATCCGTCTCGAAGCGGAGGATGAAGGCGTTCCATCCACGGCCATTCGCGAGATCAGTCTGCTCAAGGAGATGCAACATCCGAATGTACTGCGCCTGCTCAACATCGTTCACGCCGACGGCCACAAGCTATACCTCGTCATGGAGTTTCTCGATCTGGATTTGAAAAAGTACATGGAGTCGCTGCCGGTGAGCCAGGGTGGTCGCGGCAAGCCGTTGCCGGAGGGTGTGTTGGAGGCCACAGGACATCTTGGGTTGGGAGCACAAATG GTCCGCAAATTCACCCTGCAGCTCCTCCAAGGCATCCGCTACTGCCACTCCCACCGCGTCCTCCACCGCGATCTCAAACCCCAAaacctcctcatcgaccGCGACGGCAACCTCAAAATCGGCGACTTCGGTCTCGCTCGCGCTTTCGGCGTTCCTCTCCGCACATACACCCACGAAGTCGTTACGCTGTGGTATCGCGCCCCGGAAATTCTGCTCGGAGGTCGGCAATACAGCACAGGCGTGGACATGTGGTCGATTGGGTGCATCTTCGCAGAGATGGCGACTCGCAAACCTCTGTTCCCTGGCGACTCGGAAATCGACGAGATTTTCAAGATCTTCCGCATCCTGGGTACACCGAACGAGCAGGACTGGCCAGGCGTTACGTCGTTCCCTGATTTCAAGTCGTCCTTCCCCAAGTGGGAGCGCAAGCAAGATGAGGAGATGGTCAATGCGGAGGGTGTCAAGATATTGGGCGATGAGGGTCTGATTCTGCTAGAGAGCTTGCTGGTATTCGATCCGGCCGGACGTATGAGCGCAAAGCAGGCGGTGCATCATCCATACTTTGACAACAACAATGGGCAGTTTGTGCTGGGGCCGCATGGGTACCAATGA
- the FLP gene encoding putative FLP FmtA-like protein, betalactamase (FLP FmtA like protein putative, betalactamase related to penicillin-binding proteins PBP, Beta-lactamase catalyses the opening and hydrolysis of the beta-lactam ring of beta-lactam antibiotics such as penicillin and cephalosporin, probably involved in defense mechanisms, similar to SNM1 from yeast.), with product MFSTTFPLLACILPIAAATCYEPSPAFPVPSWNKEDLKSDFPLIEASLRDILDQENYESSSFSVEVTSSTETLWSAFHTAKVLNETRPGDQNVSSSSLYRIASITKTFTTLAILHQHNAGNLSLDDPVIKYIPELDSSDFTIPWKDITIRSMASQLSGVPREFGQSDLLNLAEDALKLGLPPASKESLPPCDEYVRNNYKPCGRADLLKRLKSAKPLFAPNQKSTYSNVNFDLLGLVIEQVTGMPYEEYIVEAILEPLDMVSSSFEKPSDKHAVLPVVPGTGNYWDIDEGVQNPTGGLYSCSSDMSKFVRYILTHFNTLATGVNWLMPGSWATGMNSFYGTPFEIFRSDRVLKDSRRPITFVTKSGGLPGYFTRIIILEEFNLGITILVGGNPKLLDKINELVTVSVVQAAEAAIWSSLAQSHTGSFTAVDPSLNSSLTLTASPSKGLQLTAAISNSTDILNGVLSGNDDDFGSSAPWHVQLVPTLLYKNETTQQGEIWRMLIVHERVEDEKAKPVWDDQCVTDVDQISYAGLPINEIVFWLEDGLVELPAWKVTMKLVEEKDDEGKEYTFDL from the exons ATGTTCTCAACCACATTCCCGCTGCTGGCTTGCATTCTACCCATCGCTGCTGCAACCTGCTACGAACCATCGCCAGCGTTTCCGGTCCCCAGCTGGAATAAGGAGGACCTGAAGTCAGATTTTCCGCTTATCGAGGCCAGTCTGCGAGACATACTTGATCAAGAGAACTACGAATCGTCATCGTTCTCTGTCGAAGTGACATCCAGCACCGAGACCTTGTGGAGTGCTTTCCACACGGCCAAAGTGCTCAATGAAACACGGCCAGGTGATCAGAATGTCAGTTCTTCGAGCCTGTACAGGATAGCTTCGATTACAAAGACGTTCACGACTCTCGCAATTCTGCATCAACACAATGCCGGGAACTTGAGTCTTGACGACCCTGTGATCAAGTACATCCCCGAGCTCGACTCCTCAGACTTCACTATACCATGGAAAGACATAACGATCCGCAGTATGGCCAGTCAGCTCTCTGGCGTCCCTCGAGAATTTGGTCAGAGCGATCTTTTGAACCTTGCAGAAGATGCACTTAAACTCGGTCTACCACCAGCGTCTAAGGAGTCTCTGCCTCCTTGTGACGAATATGTAAGA AACAACTACAAGCCATGCGGCCGCGCAGATCTACTGAAGCGACTCAAATCTGCGAAGCCGCTTTTCGCGCCGAATCAAAAGTCGACATATTCGAATGTTAACTTCGATCTGCTGGGCCTCGTGATCGAACAAGTCACTGGGATGCCCTACGAAGAGTACATCGTCGAGGCAATCTTGGAGCCCCTTGATATGGTTTCTAGCTCCTTTGAGAAGCCATCGGACAAGCATGCAGTCCTTCCGGTCGTTCCAGGAACTGGTAATTATTGG GACATCGACGAAGGAGTTCAAAACCCTACCGGCGGGTTGTATTCGTGTAGCTCCGACATGAGCAAGTTTGTCCGCTATATTTTGACCCACTTCAATACTCTGGCCACTGGTGTCAACTGGCTCATGCCTGGGAGCTGGGCCACGGGCATGAACAGCTTCTACGGCACGCCGTTTGAAATATTTCGTTCCGATCGCGTACTCAAAGATAGTCGTCGACCTATCACG TTCGTAACAAAGTCAGGCGGGCTTCCGGGCTACTTTACCCGgatcatcatcctcgaagAGTTCAATCTCGGCATCACAATCCTCGTCGGTGGCAATCCGAAGCTCCTCGACAAGATCAACGAGCTCGTCACCGTCAGCGTCGTCCAAGCAGCCGAAGCCGCGATCTGGTCCAGTCTCGCTCAAAGCCACACGGGCAGCTTCacggccgtcgatccctctctCAACTCCTCCCTCACTCTGACAGcatcgccctcgaaaggCCTGCAATTGACGGCGGCAATATCAAACAGCACAGACATCCTTAACGGCGTCCTATCAGGGAATGATGACGACTTTGGCTCTTCCGCTCCATGGCACGTCCAGCTCGTGCCGACGCTGTTGTACAAGAACGAAACGACACAGCAAGGCGAGATTTGGAGAATGTTGATCGTTCATGAGCGGGTGGAGGATGAAAAGGCGAAGCCTGTCTGGGACGATCAGTGTGTCACTGATGTGGACCAGATCAGCTATGCGGGTCTACCGATCAATGAAATTGTTTTCTGGTTAGAGGACGGATTGGTTGAGTTACCTGCTTGGAAGGTTACGATGAAGttggtcgaggagaaggacgacgaGGGCAAGGAGTACACGTTTGACTTGTAA
- a CDS encoding lysine--tRNA ligase codes for MAAEQVADTVKDAVNNVAEKVSQLTTSEPAPNLVLDEVTGEKVSKSEFKKRQKQREKDVKKAEKEATRQPPPQAKRKAGSAEEDEAKLNPNQYFEIRSRAVKRMKETNSPNPYPHKFHVTYDLANFEKEFGHLKKGEFIKEKVMSIGCRIYNIRVAGDNLRFYEVSVNGAEIQIMAQNFENTSEVPFADQHEILRRGDIIGVTGYPGRTNPKREDNPGELSIFAQNVVLLAPCLHQIPSEHYGFKDLEERYRNRHLDLIMNKSTVQTFKARSNIVKFIRNYFDNNGFYEVETPILLKSAGGATAEPFYTEHNDLKMTLALRIATELPLKQLVIGGIHKVYEIGRQFRNEGIDLTHNPEFTTCEYYEAFADVYDVMDRTEELVEAMVTEVTGGLQTKFTTQTGEVYDVNWAKPWKRVEMMPALEEACGEKFPPGDQLHTDETNQFLRRILKKVNVECTPPLTNARMIDKLVGEFIEEKCINPTFITGHPQMMSPLAKYHRTNTGLCERFEAFVCKKEIVNAYTELNDPFDQRLRFEEQARQKAQGDAEAQPLDQGFLTAMEYGLPPTGGWGMGIDRMTMFLTNNYSIKEVLTFPFMKDQDLAPKPKAAEVTGVEPMPEEGIRRQKA; via the exons ATGGCGGCCGAGCAAGTGGCCGACACCGTCAAGGATGCTGTCAACAATGTGGCAGAGAAGGTGTCGCAACTCACGACATCCGAGCCGGCCCCGAACCTCGTACTGGACGAAGTGACCGGCGAGAAGGTCTCCAAGTCGGAGTTCAAGAAAAGGCAGAAGCAGCGCGAGAAGGAtgtgaagaaggcggagaaggaggctaCCAGACAACCACCGCCACAAGCCAAGCGTAAGGCTGGCAgcgccgaggaggatgaggccAAACTGAACCCGAAT CAATACTTCGAGATCCGCTCTCGCGCGGTCAAGCGCATGAAGGAGACGAACAGCCCAAACCCCTACCCGCACAAGTTCCATGTTACGTATGACCTGGCGAACTTCGAGAAGGAGTTCGGACACCTCAAGAAGGGCGAATTTATCAAGGAGAAGGTGATGAGCATCGGATGCCGGATCTACAACATTCGCGTTGCTGGAGACAATCTTCGTTTCTACGAGGTCTCGGTCAATGGCGCAGAAATTCAAATCATGGCTCAGAACTTCGAAAACACAAGTGAGGTCCCGTTCGCCGATCAGCACGAGATCctgagaagaggagacatcATCGGAGTTACTGGCTACCCAGGACGGACGAACCCGAAGAGAGAGGACAACCCAGGTGAGCTGTCCATTTTCGCTCAGAACGTGGTTCTGCTCGCACCTTGCCTACACCAGATTCCCTCCGAGCACTATGGTTTCAAGGACTTGGAGGAGCGATACCGCAATCGTCACTTGGATTTGATCATGAATAAGAGCACTGTCCAGACGTTCAAGGCACGGTCGAACATTGTCAAATTCATCCGCAACTACTTTGACAACAATGGTTTCTACGAGGTGGAGACTCCTATCCTGCTCAAGTCGGCTGGTGGTGCCACCGCGGAGCCCTTCTACACCGAGCACAACGACTTGAAGATGACTTTGGCTCTTCGAATCGCCACTGAGCTGCCGCTCAAGCAACTTGTTATTGGAGGCATTCACAAGGTATACGAGATTGGCAGGCAGTTCCGCAACGAAGGCATCGATCTCACGCACAACCCCGAATTCACTACCTGCGAGTACTACGAGGCGTTTGCTGATGTCTACGACGTCATGGACCGTACTGAGGAGCTTGTGGAGGCCATGGTCACGGAGGTCACTGGCGGTCTGCAGACTAAATTCACCACTCAGACTGGCGAGGTCTACGATGTCAACTGGGCCAAGCCATGGAAGCGTGTGGAGATGATGCCCGCATTGGAGGAGGCCTGCGGAGAGAAGTTCCCACCGGGCGACCAGCTGCACACTGACGAGACCAACCAATTCTTGCGCCGCATCTTGAAGAAGGTCAACGTGGAGTGCACACCCCCTTTAACGAACGCTCGCATGATTGACAAGCTCGTCGGCGAGTTCATCGAGGAGAAGTGCATCAACCCGACCTTCATCACAGGTCACCCGCAGATGATGAGTCCCCTGGCCAAGTACCACCGCACAAACACCGGTCTGTGCGAGCGGTTCGAGGCTTTCGTCTGCAAGAAGGAGATTGTTAACGCTTACACTGAGTTGAACGATCCATTCGATCAGCGTCTGCGCTTCGAAGAGCAGGCAAGACAGAAGGCGCAAGGTGATGCGGAGGCGCAACCGCTGGATCAGGGCTTCTTGACCGCGATGGAATACGGCCTCCCACCTACTGGTGGATGGGGAATGGGCATTGACCGCATGACCATGTTCTTGACCAACAACTACAGCATCAAGGAAGTGTTGACCTTTCCGTTCATGAAGGATCAGGATCTTGCGCCGAAGCCCAAGGCTGCTGAAGTTACTGGTGTTGAGCCGATGCCTGAAGAGGGCATTC GACGGCAAAAGGCATGA